Proteins encoded together in one Pseudomonas sp. TCU-HL1 window:
- the yajC gene encoding preprotein translocase subunit YajC, giving the protein MSFLIPAAYADAAAPAAAAGPAGTGFEWVFLIGFLVIFYLMIWRPQAKRAKEHKTLLSGLQKGDEVVTSGGIAGKVTKVTDDFVVIEVSDSVELKFQKGAIAATLPKGTLKAI; this is encoded by the coding sequence ATGAGCTTTCTGATTCCCGCCGCCTATGCCGACGCCGCCGCACCGGCCGCCGCTGCTGGTCCCGCTGGTACTGGTTTCGAGTGGGTTTTCCTGATCGGCTTCCTGGTCATCTTCTACCTGATGATCTGGCGTCCCCAGGCCAAGCGCGCCAAGGAGCACAAGACCCTGCTCTCCGGCCTGCAGAAGGGCGACGAAGTGGTCACCTCCGGCGGTATCGCCGGCAAGGTCACCAAGGTCACCGATGACTTCGTGGTCATCGAAGTGTCCGACAGTGTCGAGCTGAAGTTCCAGAAAGGCGCGATCGCAGCGACCCTGCCGAAGGGCACTCTGAAAGCGATCTAA
- the suhB gene encoding inositol-phosphate phosphatase, protein MQPMLNIALRAARSAGELIFRSIERLDVISINEKDAKDYVTEVDRAAELCIVQALRKAYPNHGILGEEGGLLEGKGEGADYLWIIDPLDGTTNFIRGVPHYAVSIACKYKGRLEHAVVLDPVRQEEFTASRGRGAALNGRRLRVSPRKSLEGALLGTGFPFRDSQLDNLDNYLGMFRSLVGQTAGIRRAGSASLDLAYVAAGRFDAFWEFGLSEWDMAAGALLVQEAGGLVSDFTGGHDFLEKGHVVAGNTKCFKAVLTAIQPHLPPSLKR, encoded by the coding sequence ATGCAGCCTATGCTGAATATCGCCCTGCGCGCCGCTCGCAGCGCCGGTGAACTGATTTTCCGCTCGATCGAGCGCCTGGACGTTATTTCCATCAACGAGAAGGATGCGAAAGACTACGTCACCGAGGTCGACCGCGCCGCCGAACTGTGCATCGTCCAGGCACTGCGCAAGGCGTACCCGAATCACGGCATCCTCGGCGAGGAAGGCGGTCTACTGGAAGGCAAGGGAGAAGGCGCCGACTACCTGTGGATCATCGACCCGCTGGATGGCACCACCAACTTCATCCGCGGCGTTCCGCACTACGCCGTCAGCATCGCCTGCAAGTACAAGGGCCGCCTGGAACACGCCGTGGTCCTGGACCCGGTCCGCCAGGAAGAATTCACCGCCAGCCGTGGCCGTGGCGCCGCCCTCAACGGCCGCCGCCTGCGCGTCAGCCCGCGCAAAAGCCTGGAAGGTGCACTGCTGGGCACCGGCTTCCCCTTCCGCGACAGCCAGCTGGACAACCTCGACAACTACCTGGGCATGTTCCGCAGCCTGGTCGGCCAGACCGCCGGCATTCGCCGCGCCGGCTCCGCCAGCCTCGACCTGGCCTACGTTGCAGCTGGCCGCTTCGACGCATTCTGGGAGTTCGGCCTGTCCGAATGGGACATGGCAGCGGGCGCCCTGCTGGTGCAGGAAGCCGGCGGCCTGGTCAGCGACTTCACCGGCGGCCACGACTTCCTCGAGAAGGGTCACGTCGTAGCCGGCAACACCAAGTGCTTCAAGGCGGTCCTCACCGCCATCCAGCCGCACCTGCCGCCGTCGCTGAAGCGCTGA
- the tgt gene encoding tRNA guanosine(34) transglycosylase Tgt yields the protein MNFELLATDGKARRGRLTFPRGVVETPAFMPVGTYGTVKGMLPRDIEGIGAQIILGNTFHLWLRPGMEVIKRHGDLHDFMQWQGPILTDSGGFQVFSLGAMRKIKEEGVTFASPVDGAKVFMGPEESMQVQRDLGSDIVMIFDECTPYPADFDTAKRSMELSLRWAKRSSVAHGESTAALFGIVQGGMHEELRMRSLEGLSEIGFDGLAIGGLSVGEPKEEMIRVLDYLPGQMPTDKPRYLMGVGKPEDLVEGVRRGVDMFDCVMPTRNARNGHLFIDTGVLKIRNSVHKHDDAPLDPTCDCYTCKHFSRAYLHHLDKCGEMLGSMLNTIHNLRHYQRLMAGLREAIQQGKLAAFVDAFYAKRGLPTPPLD from the coding sequence ATGAACTTCGAGCTGCTGGCCACCGACGGCAAGGCCCGTCGCGGCCGCCTGACCTTCCCTCGGGGTGTCGTCGAAACGCCTGCCTTCATGCCTGTAGGCACTTACGGAACCGTGAAGGGGATGTTGCCGCGCGACATCGAAGGCATCGGCGCGCAGATCATCCTGGGCAACACCTTCCACCTCTGGCTGCGGCCGGGCATGGAGGTGATCAAGCGTCATGGCGATCTGCACGACTTCATGCAGTGGCAGGGTCCGATCCTCACCGATTCCGGCGGCTTCCAGGTGTTCAGTTTGGGGGCCATGCGCAAGATCAAGGAAGAGGGCGTGACCTTCGCCTCCCCGGTGGACGGCGCCAAGGTGTTCATGGGGCCCGAGGAGTCCATGCAGGTCCAGCGCGACCTGGGCTCCGATATCGTGATGATCTTCGACGAGTGCACGCCTTATCCGGCTGACTTCGACACCGCCAAGCGCTCGATGGAGCTGTCCCTGCGCTGGGCCAAGCGTTCCAGCGTGGCTCACGGTGAGAGCACTGCGGCACTGTTCGGTATCGTCCAGGGCGGCATGCACGAAGAGCTCCGCATGCGCTCCCTTGAGGGGCTCAGCGAGATTGGCTTCGATGGTCTGGCCATCGGCGGCCTGTCAGTCGGCGAACCGAAGGAAGAGATGATCCGTGTGCTGGACTACCTGCCTGGCCAGATGCCGACGGACAAGCCGCGCTACCTGATGGGCGTCGGCAAGCCGGAGGATCTGGTGGAGGGTGTGCGACGTGGTGTGGATATGTTCGACTGTGTGATGCCGACCCGCAACGCGCGAAATGGTCACCTGTTCATCGATACCGGCGTGCTGAAAATCCGCAACTCGGTGCATAAGCATGACGATGCTCCGCTGGATCCGACCTGCGACTGTTACACCTGCAAACACTTCTCCCGCGCCTATCTGCATCATCTGGACAAATGCGGCGAAATGCTCGGCAGCATGTTGAATACAATCCACAACTTGCGGCATTACCAGCGCCTGATGGCTGGTTTGCGCGAGGCAATCCAACAGGGTAAATTGGCCGCCTTTGTCGATGCCTTCTATGCCAAGCGCGGACTACCGACTCCGCCCCTGGACTGA
- the secF gene encoding protein translocase subunit SecF translates to MIKSTIRFMAIRNVAFAITVIISLIGIGSLFAKGLNFGLDFTGGTLIELSYEKPANLELIKQELGQVGYEDAVVQSFGASTDVLVRLAGEDPQLGNKVAEALRKVDAESRFELKRVEFVGPQVGEELRDQGGLAMLLALGGILLYLAFRFQWKFGVGAVASLVHDVIVTLGILAFFQVPFDLTVLAAVLAMIGYSLNDTIIIFDRIRENFRVLRRADLIENIDVSCTQTLLRTIATSVSTALALFALLVFGGDSLHGFALSLLVGVVVGTYSSIYISAPVLIWLKLSSEDLIPPANTAEVDERP, encoded by the coding sequence ATGATCAAGTCAACCATCCGTTTCATGGCGATACGCAACGTTGCGTTCGCCATTACCGTGATCATCAGCCTGATCGGTATCGGCAGCCTGTTCGCCAAGGGGCTGAACTTCGGCCTGGACTTCACCGGCGGTACCCTGATCGAGCTGTCGTACGAGAAGCCCGCCAACCTCGAGCTGATCAAGCAGGAGCTGGGTCAGGTGGGTTACGAGGACGCCGTGGTGCAGAGCTTCGGCGCGTCGACCGATGTGCTGGTGCGTCTCGCCGGCGAAGACCCGCAGCTCGGCAATAAGGTTGCCGAGGCCCTGCGCAAGGTGGATGCCGAGAGCAGGTTCGAGCTCAAGCGCGTGGAATTCGTGGGCCCGCAGGTCGGCGAGGAACTGCGCGACCAGGGTGGCCTGGCCATGTTGCTGGCCCTTGGCGGCATCCTGCTTTACCTGGCCTTCCGCTTCCAGTGGAAGTTCGGCGTGGGCGCCGTGGCCTCGCTGGTCCATGACGTGATCGTCACCCTGGGTATCCTGGCGTTCTTCCAGGTGCCTTTCGACCTCACCGTGCTGGCTGCGGTCCTGGCGATGATCGGTTACTCGCTGAACGACACCATCATCATCTTCGACCGTATCCGCGAGAACTTCCGCGTGCTGCGTCGTGCAGACCTGATCGAGAACATTGACGTGTCCTGCACCCAGACGCTGCTGCGGACCATTGCGACCTCGGTGTCTACCGCTCTGGCGCTGTTCGCGCTGCTGGTGTTCGGTGGTGATAGCCTGCATGGCTTTGCGCTGTCGCTGTTGGTGGGTGTGGTAGTGGGTACCTACTCCTCCATCTACATCAGCGCACCGGTGCTGATCTGGTTGAAACTGTCCTCCGAGGACCTGATTCCGCCGGCTAACACCGCTGAGGTGGATGAGCGTCCCTGA
- a CDS encoding glycine zipper 2TM domain-containing protein codes for MNKSMLVGAVLGAVGVTAGGAVATYNLVGNSGPEYAEVLAVQPINETVKTPREVCNDVAVTRQRPVKDQHQIAGTVLGAVAGGLLGNQVGGGTGKKIATVAGAVGGGYAGNKVQERMQESDTYTTTETRCKTVTDTSEKLVGYDVRYQLDGKVGQVRMDHDPGRQIPVSEDGQLIITQQQAGIQGQPQGGGAGVQQ; via the coding sequence GTGAACAAGTCGATGCTCGTCGGTGCTGTGCTGGGTGCGGTTGGTGTGACTGCCGGCGGCGCCGTCGCCACCTACAACCTGGTAGGCAATAGCGGCCCGGAGTATGCGGAAGTGCTCGCTGTCCAGCCGATCAATGAAACGGTGAAGACGCCCCGTGAGGTCTGCAATGATGTGGCGGTGACTCGTCAGCGTCCGGTCAAGGACCAGCATCAGATCGCGGGTACCGTTCTTGGTGCGGTGGCTGGTGGTCTGCTGGGTAACCAGGTGGGTGGCGGCACCGGCAAGAAGATCGCGACCGTCGCGGGTGCGGTAGGGGGTGGTTACGCCGGCAACAAGGTGCAGGAGCGCATGCAGGAGAGCGACACCTACACCACCACCGAAACCCGCTGCAAGACCGTCACCGACACCAGCGAGAAACTGGTGGGCTATGACGTGAGGTACCAGCTGGATGGCAAGGTCGGCCAGGTGCGCATGGACCATGATCCGGGTCGGCAGATCCCGGTCAGCGAGGACGGCCAGCTGATCATCACTCAGCAGCAGGCCGGTATCCAGGGGCAGCCCCAGGGTGGTGGTGCCGGAGTCCAGCAGTAA
- the secD gene encoding protein translocase subunit SecD, giving the protein MLNKYPLWKYLLILAVLAIGLVYSAPNLYPDDPAIQISGTSTALKIQQSDLDKATEALKQAGIELKAASVSERGGLLRLTALGDQLPAKDVVRKALGDDYVVALNLAPTTPDWLRKLGAAPMKLGLDLSGGVHFLLEVDMEKAVDARLKIYEGEVRSLLRKERVRYRSLPSVEHGFQLGFTDSESLDKAQALIRKSFTDFDMSTSERGGQQVLQLVLTQAKLAEIREYSIKQNLTTVRNRVNELGVAEPIVQRQGANRIVVELPGVQDTAEAKRILGKTANLEFRLAAEATASKATTESFEFREPGRPPVPLERSLIITGDQVTDAQASYDENGRPQVNIRLDGHGGELMSRATRNNVGRSMAVIFIEQRPVTRYVMQDVDGVQQEVAVQSFKEEKKIISLATIQSPLGSQFRITGLNGQGESSELALLLRAGGLAAPMYFAEERTIGPSLGAENIVKGIESTEWAMIFVSLFIVAIYRFFGVLATVALAFNLVLLVGLMSVIGATLTLPGIAGIVLTLGMAVDANVLIYSRIREELNNGLSVQRAIHEGFDRAYSAIVDSNLTTLLVGGILFALGTGPIKGFAVTMSLGIITSMFTAIMFTRGMVNLIFGGRNFKKLWI; this is encoded by the coding sequence ATGCTCAACAAGTACCCACTGTGGAAATATCTGCTGATCCTGGCGGTGCTGGCGATCGGCCTGGTCTATTCCGCACCCAATCTTTATCCGGATGACCCGGCTATCCAGATCAGCGGCACCAGCACTGCGCTGAAGATCCAGCAGTCCGACCTGGACAAGGCTACCGAGGCGCTGAAGCAAGCCGGTATCGAACTCAAGGCAGCCAGCGTCAGCGAGCGCGGTGGTCTGCTGCGCCTGACCGCGCTGGGCGACCAGCTGCCGGCCAAGGACGTGGTGCGCAAGGCGCTCGGTGACGACTACGTCGTCGCCCTGAACCTCGCTCCGACTACTCCGGACTGGCTGCGCAAACTCGGCGCCGCGCCGATGAAACTCGGTCTCGACCTCTCCGGTGGTGTGCACTTCCTGCTGGAAGTGGACATGGAGAAGGCCGTCGATGCGCGCCTGAAGATCTATGAGGGCGAGGTCCGTTCCCTGCTGCGCAAGGAGCGTGTGCGTTATCGCAGCCTGCCGTCTGTTGAGCACGGTTTCCAGCTCGGATTTACCGACAGCGAATCCCTGGACAAGGCCCAGGCGCTGATCCGCAAGAGCTTCACCGACTTCGACATGAGCACCAGCGAACGGGGTGGTCAGCAGGTCCTGCAGCTGGTTCTGACCCAGGCCAAGCTGGCCGAGATCCGCGAATACTCCATCAAGCAGAACCTGACCACCGTTCGTAACCGCGTCAACGAACTGGGCGTGGCTGAACCGATCGTCCAGCGCCAGGGCGCCAATCGTATCGTGGTTGAGCTGCCGGGCGTTCAGGACACTGCTGAAGCCAAGCGTATCCTTGGCAAGACCGCCAACCTCGAGTTCCGCCTGGCTGCTGAGGCAACTGCGAGCAAGGCCACCACTGAGTCCTTCGAGTTCCGCGAGCCGGGCCGTCCGCCAGTGCCGCTGGAGCGCAGTCTGATCATCACCGGTGACCAGGTAACTGACGCTCAGGCCAGCTACGACGAAAATGGTCGCCCGCAGGTGAACATCCGCCTCGATGGCCATGGCGGCGAGCTGATGAGCCGTGCTACCCGCAACAATGTCGGGCGCAGCATGGCGGTGATCTTCATCGAGCAGCGCCCGGTTACCCGCTACGTGATGCAGGACGTCGATGGCGTCCAGCAGGAAGTGGCGGTACAGAGCTTCAAGGAAGAAAAGAAGATCATCAGCCTGGCGACCATCCAGTCGCCGTTGGGCAGCCAGTTCCGTATCACCGGCCTGAACGGCCAGGGTGAGTCGTCCGAACTGGCCCTGCTGCTGCGTGCGGGTGGTCTGGCCGCTCCGATGTATTTCGCTGAAGAGCGCACCATTGGCCCGAGCCTGGGTGCCGAGAACATCGTCAAGGGCATCGAGTCCACCGAGTGGGCGATGATCTTCGTGTCGCTGTTCATCGTGGCGATCTATCGCTTCTTCGGCGTCCTGGCCACCGTCGCGTTGGCATTCAACCTGGTGCTGCTGGTCGGCCTGATGTCGGTGATCGGCGCCACCCTGACCCTGCCGGGTATCGCGGGTATAGTGCTGACGCTCGGCATGGCGGTGGACGCCAACGTGCTGATCTACTCGCGGATTCGCGAAGAGTTGAACAATGGCCTTTCGGTGCAGCGGGCGATCCATGAAGGTTTCGATCGAGCCTATTCCGCGATCGTCGACAGTAACCTCACCACCCTGCTGGTGGGCGGCATTCTGTTTGCCCTTGGCACCGGTCCGATCAAGGGCTTCGCCGTGACCATGTCGCTGGGGATCATCACGTCGATGTTCACTGCGATCATGTTCACCCGCGGCATGGTCAATCTGATCTTCGGTGGCCGCAACTTCAAGAAACTGTGGATTTGA